One Paenibacillus riograndensis SBR5 DNA segment encodes these proteins:
- a CDS encoding spore germination protein, giving the protein MQRKDQDTFERMEQQLQEHFHKSNDFARKQFKAGEVCSAYYLSSLVDIESTFTMMNQLAPGEELSSLLHSNSWAEDTSSWKVSQYSDALLQGRLVLFLGGRQSVVVDPVAPELSRSVSTTNSENPLLSAFDAFTEDIDINIGLLRKKIVSDRLVIETRTSGTKSTKKLAVVYLEGAAQPKVVESIKKKLEENRGMELTTVRDLTRILGHPQFTLTPTYISSEMPNETMQNMLNGKVVILIDQFSFAFAFPAIVADLWSTTMDVNYPQLFQNFLRFLRIGALILAITLPGLYVVLNSVNPELLRIQLAITVAKSREGVPYPSLIEMLLVLVLLEMIIEATIRLPKNIGPTMTMIGGILLGQAIVQAKLVSNLLIIILVASAISNFALTSYMNASGIRIYKYVVLLASAFFGIWGLEAAIIWLVLYFASLTISTVPYLSFSVKGEFPDE; this is encoded by the coding sequence TTGCAGCGGAAAGATCAGGATACATTTGAACGAATGGAACAGCAGCTCCAGGAGCATTTTCACAAGAGCAACGATTTTGCGCGCAAGCAGTTTAAGGCTGGCGAGGTATGCTCCGCCTATTACTTGAGTTCCTTAGTTGATATAGAGAGCACGTTCACCATGATGAATCAATTGGCACCTGGGGAAGAGCTTAGCTCCCTTCTGCATTCGAACAGTTGGGCTGAAGATACGTCCTCTTGGAAGGTATCACAATATAGCGATGCTTTGCTGCAGGGAAGGCTGGTCTTGTTTCTCGGCGGACGCCAATCCGTGGTCGTAGATCCGGTAGCGCCTGAGCTGTCCCGTTCGGTGTCAACTACGAACAGCGAGAATCCGCTTCTATCAGCGTTCGATGCATTTACTGAAGATATCGATATCAACATCGGTTTGTTGCGGAAAAAGATAGTCTCAGACCGGTTGGTGATCGAGACACGCACCTCGGGTACGAAGTCCACCAAAAAACTGGCTGTCGTATATTTGGAAGGGGCGGCGCAGCCCAAGGTGGTGGAATCCATCAAGAAGAAGCTGGAGGAAAACCGGGGAATGGAGTTGACGACCGTTCGCGACCTGACCCGAATCTTGGGACATCCTCAGTTCACCTTGACCCCGACTTATATTTCTTCCGAAATGCCGAACGAAACCATGCAAAATATGCTGAACGGCAAAGTGGTCATTCTGATCGATCAGTTTTCGTTTGCCTTTGCGTTCCCCGCCATCGTTGCGGATTTATGGAGCACGACTATGGACGTCAATTATCCGCAGTTGTTCCAGAACTTCCTGCGTTTCCTTCGAATCGGCGCGCTGATACTGGCGATTACTCTTCCGGGACTTTATGTCGTGCTCAATTCCGTCAATCCGGAGCTGCTAAGGATTCAGCTGGCGATTACGGTCGCCAAGAGCCGGGAGGGCGTGCCGTATCCTTCGTTGATCGAGATGCTGCTGGTGCTCGTCCTGCTGGAGATGATTATTGAGGCCACGATTCGGCTGCCAAAAAATATCGGTCCCACCATGACCATGATTGGAGGCATTTTGCTCGGACAGGCGATCGTTCAGGCCAAGCTGGTCAGCAATCTGCTGATCATTATCCTGGTGGCATCGGCCATTTCCAATTTCGCATTGACGAGCTATATGAATGCCTCGGGCATTCGCATCTATAAATACGTCGTGCTGCTGGCCAGCGCCTTCTTCGGCATCTGGGGGCTGGAGGCCGCGATCATTTGGCTGGTGCTCTATTTCGCCTCGCTCACCATTAGCACTGTTCCATACTTAAGCTTCAGCGTAAAAGGGGAGTTTCCGGATGAATAA
- a CDS encoding rhodanese-like domain-containing protein, which translates to MNEIPQITAQELRQRLESGEDLVLIDVREDEEVAFGMIPGAKHIPMGEIPQHTEELPQEAEFVFICRSGARSQRVCEYLQQFGYRTSNLSGGMIEWNETAGA; encoded by the coding sequence ATGAATGAGATTCCCCAAATCACAGCACAAGAATTGCGGCAGCGTCTGGAGTCAGGTGAAGACCTTGTACTGATAGACGTCCGTGAAGACGAGGAGGTCGCTTTCGGAATGATTCCCGGGGCGAAGCATATTCCTATGGGCGAGATACCGCAGCACACGGAGGAGCTGCCGCAGGAAGCAGAATTCGTCTTCATTTGCCGCTCCGGCGCCCGCAGCCAGCGTGTCTGCGAATACCTGCAGCAGTTCGGCTACCGGACATCCAACCTCAGCGGCGGGATGATTGAATGGAATGAAACCGCCGGGGCCTGA
- a CDS encoding CoA-binding protein translates to MSFENPSREQIGEILAAAGNIAVVGLSDKTDRTSYMVAGAMQSRGYRIIPVNPSVDGEILGEKCYHTLAEIPEPVDIVNVFRRSEYCADVAREAADIGARVLWLQQGIVSQEAADIAAEHGMTAIMDRCIKVEEAITMKGRSRA, encoded by the coding sequence ATGAGCTTTGAGAACCCGAGCCGGGAGCAGATTGGCGAAATTCTTGCTGCTGCAGGCAATATAGCTGTAGTCGGGCTATCCGACAAAACGGACCGCACCTCTTACATGGTGGCAGGTGCCATGCAGAGTCGCGGTTATCGCATTATTCCGGTCAACCCGTCAGTGGACGGTGAGATTCTGGGCGAAAAATGCTATCATACGCTGGCGGAAATCCCTGAACCGGTGGACATTGTGAATGTCTTCCGCCGCAGTGAATACTGCGCGGACGTCGCCCGGGAAGCCGCTGACATCGGCGCGCGCGTGCTCTGGCTCCAGCAGGGCATCGTCAGCCAGGAGGCTGCCGACATCGCCGCTGAGCACGGAATGACCGCGATTATGGACCGCTGCATCAAGGTCGAGGAAGCCATCACTATGAAGGGGCGCAGCCGGGCTTAA
- a CDS encoding shikimate kinase, producing the protein MNYANKNIILVGMMATGKSTVGALLAEELGYELVDLDHVIIQQKGRSIAELFAEGGEEYFRRIESAVLKDVLEGEGRIISTGGGAVLAPGNADMMLQHGFVVALTASEDAIIARVSGDQNRPLLAGNAQERVRTILEQRRNAYRFAHCTVDTTDLSVAEVSKHILMHYRG; encoded by the coding sequence ATGAATTACGCCAATAAAAATATCATTCTCGTCGGGATGATGGCTACAGGAAAGTCGACAGTAGGCGCTCTGCTGGCGGAGGAACTGGGCTATGAGCTGGTTGATCTGGATCATGTGATTATTCAGCAAAAAGGCCGGAGCATTGCGGAGCTCTTTGCGGAAGGCGGGGAAGAATATTTCCGGAGGATCGAATCGGCAGTACTGAAGGACGTGCTGGAAGGAGAGGGCCGGATTATCTCCACAGGCGGCGGTGCCGTGCTGGCTCCGGGAAATGCGGACATGATGCTGCAACATGGGTTTGTGGTCGCGTTGACCGCTTCGGAGGATGCCATTATTGCCCGTGTCAGCGGGGATCAGAACAGGCCGCTGCTCGCCGGCAATGCGCAGGAACGGGTCCGGACGATTCTGGAACAGCGCCGGAACGCTTACCGTTTCGCACATTGCACGGTCGATACAACAGACCTGAGTGTGGCAGAAGTGTCCAAGCATATTTTAATGCATTACCGCGGCTGA
- a CDS encoding PDDEXK family nuclease: MGFEQAHSMFMDLHMSQRAGERRGRLVRGHNFAEKLFLENIWWPLFESLDHLHPEYEIYDWNRKSQFLDFAFLPASGIRFGIECDGFQSHIKDMDREKFSYALNRDTFLTAMGWKMLHFSFDDIQQRPEVCRMLLQLALAPYLARKTAVKDILSKEKEVLRLAWQLGKPIRPKDVSGHFQINFRTARSLLQTLSAKGLLEPVESEQRVRFYRVKAMQADQLW; encoded by the coding sequence ATGGGATTTGAGCAAGCACACAGCATGTTCATGGATCTGCATATGAGTCAGAGGGCTGGAGAACGCAGGGGGAGGCTGGTGAGGGGGCATAATTTTGCCGAGAAGCTGTTTTTGGAGAACATATGGTGGCCTCTGTTTGAGTCGCTGGATCATTTGCATCCGGAGTACGAAATCTATGACTGGAACAGGAAGTCGCAATTTTTGGATTTTGCGTTCCTGCCGGCAAGCGGTATCCGGTTCGGAATCGAATGCGATGGTTTCCAGAGCCATATAAAGGACATGGACCGTGAGAAATTCAGCTATGCATTGAATCGGGATACTTTTCTCACAGCAATGGGGTGGAAAATGCTGCACTTTTCCTTTGATGATATTCAGCAGCGCCCAGAGGTATGCCGGATGCTGCTCCAGCTCGCACTTGCTCCATATTTAGCCAGAAAGACTGCGGTGAAGGATATCTTGTCCAAGGAAAAAGAAGTGCTCCGTCTGGCCTGGCAGCTGGGGAAGCCCATCCGCCCGAAGGATGTGTCCGGCCATTTCCAAATTAACTTCCGGACGGCGCGCAGTCTGCTGCAAACGCTGAGTGCAAAGGGGCTGCTGGAGCCTGTTGAATCTGAGCAGAGGGTTCGATTTTACCGAGTAAAAGCAATGCAGGCCGATCAATTATGGTGA
- a CDS encoding Ger(x)C family spore germination protein — protein sequence MRRVLLRKGIVMLVMSLLLSGCWDTKDINKEYMPAVMGIGKGKTEKYRVILQVPNATGRTLFLEKEAKSITKAVNLIQTDAEKDISLVHLRLLLIDKELAEEGISNIVDFAVRANDISIKGMMAVVDGDFEKTLYHEISPTPEVSSYDFFSEEAGWTPNQSIIRIWEAYRSLNSYSEDMAIPMLKNGEHTLFVFKGTAVMKEDRMIGRLDQEETLLYNLFKGKYTGGTIELARNTSVLVENAKIKHHREWSKEGPSLTSDITLNVVIAESPKGVSNDQIEKEVWKQLDRKFNETLKKITGYHSDVLGVGLLYRPLLSETEITAWKSRWFPALKQQINVKVNVLNEIYFKNTDQDRNQGGLLKSR from the coding sequence ATGAGACGCGTTCTACTTAGAAAAGGGATCGTGATGCTCGTTATGTCTTTGCTGTTGTCCGGATGCTGGGATACGAAGGATATCAACAAGGAATATATGCCTGCGGTGATGGGCATCGGGAAAGGGAAAACGGAGAAATATCGAGTCATTCTACAAGTGCCGAATGCTACCGGGCGCACTCTGTTTCTGGAAAAGGAAGCCAAGTCCATTACGAAAGCAGTCAACCTGATCCAGACCGATGCAGAGAAAGACATTAGCCTTGTGCACCTTCGTCTGCTGCTGATTGATAAAGAATTGGCCGAAGAGGGCATCAGCAATATTGTCGACTTTGCCGTCCGGGCTAACGATATCTCGATCAAGGGAATGATGGCGGTGGTGGATGGTGATTTCGAGAAGACACTGTACCATGAAATTTCGCCCACGCCGGAGGTTTCGTCTTATGATTTCTTCAGCGAGGAGGCGGGATGGACGCCGAACCAATCCATCATCAGGATCTGGGAGGCTTATCGCAGCTTGAATTCCTATTCGGAGGATATGGCGATTCCGATGCTGAAGAACGGGGAACATACGTTGTTTGTTTTTAAGGGAACCGCTGTGATGAAGGAAGACCGGATGATCGGGAGGCTTGACCAGGAAGAAACGCTCCTGTACAACCTGTTTAAGGGAAAATATACCGGAGGGACCATTGAATTGGCAAGGAATACGAGCGTGTTGGTCGAGAACGCCAAGATCAAACATCATCGTGAATGGTCCAAAGAAGGCCCGTCCCTTACGAGCGACATTACCCTGAATGTCGTCATTGCCGAGAGCCCCAAAGGGGTGAGCAATGACCAAATCGAAAAAGAAGTGTGGAAGCAATTGGATCGCAAATTCAATGAAACGCTGAAAAAGATCACAGGCTACCATTCGGACGTGCTCGGCGTAGGACTGTTGTACCGCCCGCTGCTGTCGGAGACCGAGATTACCGCATGGAAGTCCCGATGGTTCCCGGCTTTGAAACAACAGATTAACGTCAAGGTCAATGTGTTGAACGAGATCTATTTCAAGAACACCGATCAGGACCGGAACCAGGGAGGCCTGCTGAAGAGCAGGTAG
- a CDS encoding GNAT family N-acetyltransferase: MTKPGRLTIHPLTPDDIQSVYELFEESISDAFAQEGLAHLQDDIQSEVDNKQQKAASALDPEHSNTYFLVAKLDGKVVGTISLSPCGEAIRTCTGNQLDDVGELGSVYILPSCQGLGIGSALIKAMLAYLKGRGIEEFCLDSGYKRAQQRWLRKFGEPYTVVKDYWGPDSVHMVWLCKVRDYPV, from the coding sequence ATGACCAAGCCCGGCCGGTTGACCATACATCCGCTCACCCCAGACGATATACAATCTGTATATGAGCTTTTTGAGGAATCAATCTCAGATGCCTTTGCACAAGAGGGGCTTGCGCATTTGCAGGATGATATCCAGAGTGAAGTTGACAACAAACAACAAAAGGCGGCCAGCGCTCTGGACCCTGAGCATTCGAACACATATTTTCTCGTTGCTAAACTGGACGGGAAAGTTGTCGGTACAATTTCATTGTCGCCCTGCGGTGAGGCTATTCGGACATGCACCGGCAATCAGCTTGATGATGTAGGTGAGCTGGGGAGCGTATACATTTTGCCAAGCTGCCAGGGCCTGGGAATCGGCTCGGCCTTAATTAAGGCAATGCTGGCCTATCTAAAGGGCCGGGGGATTGAAGAGTTTTGCCTGGACAGCGGCTATAAGCGGGCGCAGCAAAGGTGGCTGCGGAAATTCGGTGAGCCCTACACCGTGGTTAAGGATTATTGGGGACCGGATTCGGTTCACATGGTTTGGTTATGTAAGGTAAGGGATTATCCAGTGTAA
- a CDS encoding GerAB/ArcD/ProY family transporter — protein MNKIQTLTLFVLLHLTSIFAFFPERIIAATSKGHWMAITFLFAVELGILWVYLKALSLAPGKTVIDICREAMGTWITRLIMLPFMAFLIIELVMLTYYQAVEIKVVLLQRTPVAAISALFVMLCMYGAWKGLVVMVRASLGWIFLFMPFILFSMFISIRNFRFDYIFPLWDADLSFLFRSDFYVGTVIFAGFLFLGMTATKTKIGFGKAAAAVGIVYLFAIASVYIPLLIFGQETVLHLQYPMLMASDTIDLEWVVFDWLPSFYVVSSSGLGVIKVSVLLWMLVAILQRLFAPVVNRRWILSVVSILLYLACLWIPNSGTLNSYLYVNSYFCLYTTIGFPVIVYFAARQRRKKVGG, from the coding sequence ATGAATAAAATCCAGACGTTAACCCTGTTCGTCCTGCTGCACCTAACTTCCATCTTCGCGTTTTTTCCCGAACGCATCATAGCCGCCACTTCGAAGGGCCACTGGATGGCGATTACATTTCTGTTCGCAGTCGAACTTGGGATCTTGTGGGTTTATCTGAAGGCTCTTTCGCTGGCCCCCGGAAAAACAGTGATCGACATATGCCGTGAAGCGATGGGTACATGGATCACGAGGCTGATCATGCTGCCCTTCATGGCATTCTTAATCATCGAATTGGTCATGCTGACTTATTATCAGGCCGTTGAAATCAAGGTTGTGCTGCTGCAGCGTACGCCGGTTGCCGCCATTTCCGCCTTGTTCGTCATGCTGTGTATGTACGGCGCATGGAAAGGTTTGGTCGTCATGGTCAGGGCTAGCCTGGGCTGGATCTTCCTGTTCATGCCGTTCATCCTGTTCTCGATGTTTATCAGCATCAGGAACTTTCGATTTGATTACATATTTCCGCTGTGGGACGCTGACCTGTCATTTTTGTTTCGCTCCGATTTTTACGTCGGCACGGTTATTTTTGCAGGCTTTTTGTTTCTTGGCATGACCGCTACCAAAACTAAAATCGGATTCGGCAAAGCCGCAGCCGCGGTCGGCATTGTCTACTTGTTTGCGATAGCTTCGGTTTATATTCCTTTGCTTATTTTCGGTCAAGAAACCGTGCTTCATTTGCAATACCCGATGCTGATGGCCTCGGACACCATTGATTTGGAGTGGGTGGTGTTCGATTGGCTGCCGAGCTTCTACGTGGTGTCCTCGAGCGGGCTTGGCGTAATCAAAGTATCTGTCTTGCTGTGGATGCTGGTGGCCATCCTGCAGCGGCTGTTCGCTCCGGTGGTGAATCGCCGCTGGATACTGTCCGTCGTAAGCATTCTTCTGTATCTGGCCTGCCTGTGGATACCGAACTCAGGTACGCTGAACAGCTATCTATACGTTAACTCGTATTTTTGTTTGTATACGACAATTGGCTTTCCGGTCATCGTCTATTTTGCAGCACGCCAGCGCCGAAAGAAGGTGGGCGGATGA
- the aroA gene encoding 3-phosphoshikimate 1-carboxyvinyltransferase — MDVIVRPTPTLQGEFGALSSKNYTTRYLLVAALSEGVSTIYHPAHSEDSDAIRRCIADLGAVLTEDEEKIVIQGFGRHPRDVKELNVGNAGAVLRFLMAVAALSPEVTFVNTYPDSLGKRPHDDLITALGQLGVEVEHNNGKLPITIRGGKPAGGRITVSGAVSSQYLSALLFLTPLLEEDSEIIVLDDLKSKVVVGQTLEVLEQAGIVVHAAEDYMSFKVPGGQSYAAKSYTVQGDYPGSAAVLAAAAVTKSDVKIHRLAEQSKQGERAIIDVLRMMQVPLTHENGTVHVQGNGILKAVEFDGDAATDAVLAMVAAAVFAKGTSRFYNVENLRYKECDRITDYLAELARAGASVEERRDEIIVHGKPEGVEGGVTINAHYDHRVIMALTVVGLRARQPLQIKDAHHVAKSYPQYFDHLRLLGADVEWV; from the coding sequence ATGGACGTTATTGTTAGGCCTACACCAACCCTGCAAGGGGAATTCGGAGCCCTGTCTTCCAAAAACTATACGACGCGCTACCTGCTGGTCGCCGCATTGTCGGAAGGAGTCAGCACGATCTACCACCCGGCGCACAGCGAAGACAGCGATGCGATCCGCCGTTGTATCGCCGATCTGGGAGCAGTGCTTACAGAAGATGAGGAGAAAATTGTCATTCAGGGCTTTGGCCGCCATCCCCGGGATGTCAAAGAGCTTAACGTGGGCAATGCCGGTGCGGTGCTGCGCTTTCTAATGGCTGTGGCGGCCCTTAGTCCTGAGGTCACCTTTGTGAACACATATCCGGATTCTTTGGGCAAACGCCCGCATGACGATCTGATTACAGCACTTGGCCAGCTCGGCGTAGAGGTTGAGCATAATAACGGCAAGCTTCCCATTACCATCCGCGGCGGCAAACCAGCTGGCGGACGGATCACCGTATCAGGAGCGGTCAGCTCGCAATATCTTAGCGCTCTTCTGTTCCTGACCCCTCTGCTTGAGGAAGATAGTGAAATTATTGTGCTGGATGACCTCAAATCCAAGGTGGTTGTAGGCCAGACGCTGGAGGTTCTGGAGCAGGCAGGCATTGTCGTTCATGCGGCTGAGGATTACATGTCCTTCAAAGTACCGGGCGGCCAGTCCTATGCGGCCAAGTCCTACACGGTGCAGGGCGATTATCCCGGATCGGCAGCTGTGCTCGCAGCGGCGGCGGTGACGAAATCGGATGTAAAAATTCACCGGCTTGCCGAACAGAGCAAACAGGGCGAGCGGGCGATTATCGATGTGCTGCGCATGATGCAGGTGCCGCTTACCCATGAGAATGGCACAGTGCATGTGCAGGGCAATGGCATCCTGAAGGCAGTGGAATTTGACGGGGATGCGGCAACGGATGCGGTTCTGGCGATGGTGGCTGCCGCTGTTTTTGCCAAAGGGACCTCCCGCTTTTATAATGTTGAGAATCTGAGATACAAGGAATGCGACCGCATTACCGATTATTTGGCTGAGCTGGCCCGCGCTGGAGCAAGCGTTGAAGAACGCCGGGATGAGATTATCGTACACGGCAAGCCGGAGGGCGTTGAAGGCGGCGTGACGATCAACGCGCATTATGATCACCGGGTAATCATGGCTTTGACCGTAGTCGGCCTGCGGGCCCGCCAGCCGCTGCAGATCAAGGATGCCCACCATGTGGCCAAATCGTACCCGCAGTATTTCGACCATTTGCGCCTGCTTGGCGCAGATGTGGAGTGGGTATGA